In Chryseobacterium lactis, a single genomic region encodes these proteins:
- a CDS encoding PLP-dependent cysteine synthase family protein, translating into MSNVYDNILGLIGETPMVKLNTVTKDIPATVYAKLESYNPGHSTKDRIALHIIENAEEKGLLKEGSVVVETTSGNTGFSIAMVCIIKGYKCILAVSDKTKPEKIAYLKALGATVYICPANVPADDPRSYYEVAKRIAQETPNSIYINQYFNELNIDAHYKTTGPEIWEQTQGKITHLFACTGTGGTLSGSAKFLKEKNPDIKIIGVDADGSILKSYHETGEIHKEDVHPYQIEGMGKNLIPSALLFDKVDEFVRVNDEMAAYRTREIALKEAIMGGYTTGAVTQGLMQYAQSHELTENDLIVLIYPDHGSRYITKVYSDKWMAEQGFVNNCVHNYDEVFKTEFIK; encoded by the coding sequence ATGAGTAATGTTTACGATAATATTCTTGGCCTAATTGGAGAGACTCCTATGGTGAAGCTAAATACTGTTACAAAAGATATTCCAGCAACCGTATATGCCAAGTTAGAATCATATAATCCTGGACATTCCACCAAAGATAGAATCGCTCTTCATATTATAGAAAACGCAGAGGAAAAAGGCTTATTAAAGGAAGGCTCTGTAGTTGTAGAAACTACTTCCGGAAACACTGGGTTCTCTATTGCAATGGTATGTATCATTAAAGGATATAAATGTATTCTCGCGGTAAGCGACAAAACGAAGCCTGAGAAAATTGCCTATTTGAAGGCATTGGGCGCTACCGTATATATATGTCCGGCGAATGTACCAGCGGATGATCCCAGATCATACTATGAAGTGGCTAAAAGAATCGCTCAGGAAACCCCGAATTCCATTTACATTAACCAGTACTTTAATGAGCTGAATATTGATGCGCATTATAAGACTACAGGCCCGGAAATCTGGGAGCAGACACAAGGTAAGATCACTCACCTTTTTGCATGTACAGGAACAGGAGGTACTTTATCAGGTTCAGCGAAGTTTTTGAAGGAAAAAAATCCGGATATTAAGATTATCGGAGTAGATGCAGACGGATCGATATTAAAAAGCTACCACGAAACAGGAGAAATCCATAAGGAAGATGTACATCCTTATCAGATTGAAGGAATGGGAAAAAACCTGATCCCTTCTGCCCTTCTTTTCGATAAGGTAGATGAGTTTGTAAGAGTGAATGATGAAATGGCGGCCTACAGAACCCGCGAGATTGCTTTGAAAGAAGCTATCATGGGAGGTTATACTACCGGTGCTGTAACACAGGGATTAATGCAATATGCACAATCTCATGAGCTGACCGAAAATGATCTTATTGTTTTAATATATCCTGACCACGGTTCAAGATACATCACTAAAGTATACAGTGATAAATGGATGGCCGAGCAAGGATTTGTTAACAATTGCGTTCACAATTATGACGAAGTTTTCAAAACGGAGTTTATCAAATAA
- a CDS encoding aminotransferase class I/II-fold pyridoxal phosphate-dependent enzyme yields the protein MDIFERIKENPGPLGQFADYGEGYFIFPRLEGPIGPRMQFQGREVIFWSANDYLGLCNHPEVIEADAKAAAEYGMFYPMGARAMSGETDQHLQLERELADFVQKESAYLLNFGYQGMVSTIDALVSRNDVIVYDMDSHACIVDGVRLHSGKRFTYKHNDMESLEKNLQRATKVAQETGGGILVITEGVFGMRGQQGKIKEICDLKSKYQFRLLVDDAHGFGTLGKTGAGVGEEQDCNDQIDVYFSTFAKSMAGFGAFLAGDKEIIRYLKFNLRSQIFAKSLTMPMVIGGLKRLELLRSKPEIKAKLWENVEKLQSGLKERGFNIGDTNTCVTPVMMQGTPVEATLLVKDLRENYGIFTSVVVYPVIPKGMILLRLIPTASHTDAEINETLAAFEGIHDKLVSGYYKEQEQLLLQEQGLSFKPI from the coding sequence TTGGATATTTTTGAAAGAATAAAAGAAAATCCAGGACCACTTGGACAATTTGCAGATTATGGAGAAGGATATTTTATTTTCCCAAGATTAGAGGGTCCTATCGGCCCTAGAATGCAATTTCAGGGTAGAGAAGTAATTTTCTGGAGTGCCAATGACTATTTAGGATTGTGTAATCATCCTGAAGTAATAGAAGCGGATGCCAAGGCGGCGGCAGAATACGGAATGTTCTATCCAATGGGAGCAAGGGCAATGTCCGGAGAAACAGATCAGCACCTTCAGTTGGAAAGAGAACTGGCAGACTTCGTACAAAAAGAATCAGCATATTTATTGAATTTCGGTTACCAGGGAATGGTTTCTACCATTGATGCTTTAGTAAGCCGAAATGATGTAATCGTTTATGATATGGACTCTCACGCTTGTATCGTTGATGGAGTAAGACTTCATTCCGGTAAAAGATTTACCTACAAGCACAACGATATGGAGAGCCTTGAAAAAAACCTTCAGAGAGCAACCAAAGTAGCTCAAGAAACTGGCGGAGGTATTCTTGTGATTACGGAAGGAGTTTTCGGGATGAGAGGACAGCAGGGAAAAATCAAAGAAATTTGTGACCTTAAATCAAAATACCAGTTCAGACTTTTGGTAGATGATGCACACGGATTCGGAACCCTTGGTAAAACAGGTGCCGGTGTTGGTGAAGAGCAGGACTGTAATGATCAGATCGATGTATACTTCTCTACTTTTGCTAAGTCAATGGCCGGTTTCGGAGCATTCCTTGCGGGAGATAAAGAAATCATCAGATATCTGAAATTTAACTTAAGATCGCAAATTTTTGCGAAATCTCTTACTATGCCAATGGTAATCGGAGGCTTAAAAAGGCTAGAATTGTTGAGATCAAAACCAGAAATTAAAGCCAAACTTTGGGAGAACGTTGAAAAACTACAGAGCGGACTTAAAGAAAGAGGGTTCAACATTGGTGATACCAATACTTGTGTAACTCCGGTAATGATGCAGGGTACTCCTGTAGAAGCTACTCTTCTGGTAAAAGATTTAAGAGAAAACTATGGGATCTTTACTTCAGTAGTCGTCTACCCGGTTATTCCAAAGGGAATGATCCTGTTAAGGTTAATTCCTACAGCCTCTCATACGGATGCGGAAATTAATGAAACTCTCGCAGCGTTTGAAGGTATTCATGACAAATTAGTAAGTGGTTACTATAAAGAGCAGGAACAATTATTACTGCAGGAGCAGGGATTAAGTTTTAAACCGATTTAA
- a CDS encoding DMT family transporter encodes MKLRGYLLGILSAVSYGLIPIFILPIKQAHFSVDVTLFYRFFFSALMVGGYLLYSKESFKVNKKEAFILAVLGTCYALSSEFLFLGYDLLTPGIASTVLFIYPVIVALILFFIYKEKLTKLSVASLLLAFAGVIVLCLKGNSLEINFAGLGIVMLSSLFYALYIIIVNKSNLKVSGFKLSFYSMLFTSLFFMVKTNVSGESLAIPSLSIFTNFLIFAFLTTVISSLCLVYAIKYIGSTPTAILGALEPVVAVLVSVLMFHEKFTANLSIGITLILLGVTLNVIGGRKTITHA; translated from the coding sequence ATGAAACTCAGAGGCTATTTATTGGGAATTCTGTCTGCTGTCTCTTATGGACTGATTCCAATTTTTATTCTGCCTATCAAACAGGCGCATTTTTCAGTAGATGTTACCTTATTTTACAGATTTTTCTTCTCAGCTTTAATGGTGGGCGGATACCTTCTGTATTCTAAAGAAAGTTTTAAAGTCAATAAAAAGGAAGCTTTTATATTGGCTGTTTTGGGAACCTGCTACGCATTGTCTTCAGAATTTTTATTCTTGGGCTACGATTTGCTGACGCCTGGAATTGCTTCTACAGTTTTATTTATTTATCCGGTTATTGTCGCACTGATTCTATTTTTTATTTATAAAGAAAAATTGACCAAGTTATCGGTAGCTTCTCTACTCCTTGCTTTTGCGGGAGTTATTGTTTTATGTTTAAAAGGAAATAGTCTTGAAATTAATTTTGCAGGATTAGGAATTGTAATGCTCAGTTCTTTGTTTTATGCCCTTTATATCATTATCGTTAATAAGTCAAATCTCAAAGTTTCCGGATTTAAGCTTTCTTTTTATTCTATGCTTTTTACTTCTTTATTTTTTATGGTAAAGACTAATGTATCGGGGGAATCTCTGGCAATTCCATCCTTATCCATATTTACAAATTTTCTCATTTTTGCTTTTCTGACTACCGTTATTTCCAGCCTGTGTCTCGTGTATGCAATCAAGTACATTGGATCTACTCCTACTGCAATTTTAGGAGCGTTGGAGCCTGTAGTTGCGGTACTGGTAAGTGTATTGATGTTTCATGAAAAGTTTACCGCCAATCTATCAATAGGAATTACGCTGATTCTATTGGGTGTAACTCTTAACGTAATTGGAGGACGTAAGACAATTACACATGCTTAA
- a CDS encoding NADPH-dependent F420 reductase, with product METEKKVAVIGLGNIGKAIAQDLTNNNHQVIVASRNKEESDLFAEQSGGLAESMNISQAIETAEIIIPAIWFGAFKDFFNEHGNTLKDKIIVDVSNPITPDGNGGFKKIIGEKESAGELNKVILPKGAKLVKAFGTLGAGSLAGASNKSPEKAVLFYASDDSSINNDIENVINNAGFDPLRIGGIDQSIRIEVFGDLHEFGALGKTVSLSEAKSKL from the coding sequence ATGGAAACAGAAAAAAAAGTAGCTGTAATTGGCCTTGGAAATATTGGAAAGGCAATTGCTCAGGATTTGACAAACAATAATCATCAGGTAATTGTTGCCTCAAGAAATAAGGAAGAATCGGATCTGTTTGCAGAGCAGTCCGGTGGGCTGGCTGAGAGTATGAATATCAGTCAGGCTATTGAAACTGCGGAGATCATTATCCCTGCAATCTGGTTTGGTGCTTTCAAAGATTTCTTTAACGAGCACGGAAATACTTTGAAAGACAAGATTATCGTTGATGTATCCAATCCTATTACTCCTGATGGAAATGGTGGATTTAAAAAAATTATCGGAGAAAAAGAATCTGCCGGCGAACTTAATAAAGTGATTCTGCCGAAAGGAGCCAAATTGGTAAAAGCATTCGGAACTCTAGGAGCAGGAAGTCTTGCGGGAGCTTCGAATAAAAGTCCTGAAAAAGCGGTTTTATTTTATGCCTCCGATGATTCATCAATTAACAATGATATTGAAAATGTTATTAACAACGCGGGCTTTGATCCTTTAAGGATAGGAGGGATTGATCAGTCAATCCGTATAGAAGTGTTTGGCGATTTACATGAATTTGGAGCACTTGGAAAAACAGTAAGTCTTTCAGAAGCAAAATCAAAACTTTAA
- a CDS encoding Crp/Fnr family transcriptional regulator has translation MPKEIVPLVSYFKSFIPLSKEEIEALDERITERRIKRKQFILQENEICQYYTFVVSGCLKMYSIDNNGEEHNLQFASENDWIVDIDSFHNKKPSKLYIIALENSIVLQIEKNDLWYLYTYYPKFDRNFRVIIENKFIELQNRVLQNISATGEEKYDFFLKQYPQLANRLPNTQISSYLGITPQFLSKIRQKRVKK, from the coding sequence ATGCCAAAAGAAATAGTACCCCTTGTCAGCTATTTTAAGAGTTTCATTCCCCTTTCAAAAGAAGAAATTGAAGCTTTGGATGAGCGAATTACAGAAAGAAGGATTAAACGGAAGCAATTTATTCTGCAAGAGAATGAAATATGTCAATATTATACCTTTGTTGTTTCCGGATGCCTTAAAATGTACAGTATAGATAACAATGGCGAGGAGCATAATCTTCAGTTTGCTTCAGAAAACGATTGGATTGTAGATATAGACAGTTTTCATAATAAGAAACCCAGTAAGTTATATATTATTGCCTTGGAGAATTCCATTGTATTGCAGATTGAGAAAAATGACCTTTGGTATCTTTATACCTATTATCCAAAATTTGACAGAAACTTCAGGGTCATTATTGAAAATAAATTTATTGAACTTCAAAATAGGGTATTGCAAAACATCAGTGCTACAGGAGAAGAAAAATATGATTTTTTTCTAAAACAATATCCACAGCTTGCCAATCGTCTTCCTAATACACAAATTTCTTCTTACCTTGGAATTACCCCTCAATTCCTAAGTAAAATCAGGCAAAAAAGAGTAAAAAAATAG
- a CDS encoding B12-binding domain-containing radical SAM protein: protein MKDLLLITPPFTQLNTPYPATAYIKGFLNTKNISSYQVDLGIDVILELFSKKGIEKVFNKQIDLQNVSENAQRIFALRAEYIKTIDQVIPFLQGKTPTLARQICSMNFLPEASRFNQLDDMEFAFGNMGLQDKAKHLATLYLEDLSDYIVENVDADFGFSRYAERLGKSANSFDELYLKLSGPETFIDGFTLEILREKIELIQPRLVCFSIPFPGNLYSGFRSAQFIKKNFPHIKIAMGGGFPNTELREIKDQRVFEFFDFITLDDGEVPLELLCENVLHPRENPEYKRTFLIENKEVVYKNNSKKHDYKQADIGTPDYTDLKLDEYISVIEIANPMHSLWSDGRWNKLTMAHGCYWGKCTFCDISLDYIKIYEPISAKILVDRMEELIRTTGETGFHFVDEAAPPALMREVALEILRRNLVVTWWTNIRFEKSFTQDLCYLLKLSGCVAVSGGLEVASDRLLKLIDKGVSVEQVAKVTRNFTEAGIMVHAYLMYGYPTQTVQETVDSLEMIRQMFEMGILQSGFWHQFAMTAHSPVGISPEDFGVTPIKQEILFANNDIDFKDQTGIDHNKFSFGLKKSLFNYMHGVNFEMPLQEWFDFKIPRTTIHPDYIHDCLLEDHQFTFKGNSKVVFLTKNVIAENRVKNKKKYSGTYTHLTFHLKTNIVKVELEQEKAEWLMNMLEENSIENQKKPTVQQLKTQFEENFEDFELFWFSKPMQQLKENGVILSL, encoded by the coding sequence TTGAAAGATCTGCTTCTTATTACTCCGCCTTTTACTCAGCTCAATACTCCATATCCTGCCACTGCCTATATTAAAGGATTTTTAAATACCAAAAATATTTCCAGCTATCAGGTCGATTTGGGTATAGATGTTATTTTGGAATTATTTTCCAAAAAGGGCATTGAGAAGGTTTTTAACAAACAGATTGATCTTCAGAATGTTTCTGAAAACGCTCAAAGAATTTTTGCACTCAGAGCAGAATATATAAAAACTATTGATCAGGTTATTCCCTTTTTGCAGGGCAAAACGCCTACGCTGGCAAGACAGATCTGTAGTATGAATTTCCTCCCTGAAGCTTCCCGTTTCAACCAGCTGGATGATATGGAATTTGCTTTCGGAAATATGGGATTACAGGATAAAGCTAAACATTTGGCAACTTTATATCTGGAAGATTTATCAGATTATATTGTTGAAAACGTGGATGCCGATTTTGGTTTCAGCCGATATGCTGAGCGTCTGGGCAAAAGTGCCAATTCCTTTGATGAGTTATATTTAAAATTGTCTGGCCCGGAAACATTTATTGACGGGTTCACTTTAGAAATTTTAAGAGAAAAAATAGAACTTATCCAACCCAGGTTGGTGTGTTTTTCTATCCCATTTCCAGGAAATTTATATTCCGGTTTTAGGTCTGCTCAATTTATAAAGAAAAATTTTCCTCACATTAAAATCGCCATGGGCGGAGGTTTTCCGAATACGGAATTAAGAGAAATTAAAGACCAGCGGGTATTTGAATTTTTTGATTTTATTACATTAGATGATGGAGAAGTTCCACTCGAACTTCTTTGCGAAAATGTACTTCATCCTCGAGAAAATCCGGAGTATAAAAGAACATTTTTAATTGAAAATAAAGAAGTTGTTTATAAAAATAATTCTAAAAAACACGACTATAAGCAAGCCGATATCGGTACACCAGACTACACCGATTTAAAACTGGACGAATATATTTCCGTCATCGAAATTGCCAATCCAATGCACAGTTTGTGGAGTGATGGCAGATGGAATAAGCTGACAATGGCTCACGGATGCTACTGGGGAAAATGTACTTTCTGTGATATTTCTTTAGATTATATTAAAATCTATGAACCTATCTCTGCCAAAATTCTGGTAGATAGAATGGAAGAACTGATCAGAACTACCGGAGAAACCGGCTTCCATTTTGTAGATGAGGCAGCACCACCTGCATTGATGAGAGAGGTTGCATTGGAAATCCTTCGTAGAAATCTGGTGGTTACCTGGTGGACAAATATTCGTTTTGAGAAAAGCTTCACTCAGGATTTATGCTATTTGCTAAAACTATCCGGATGCGTTGCCGTTTCAGGAGGACTTGAGGTGGCCAGTGACAGGTTGTTAAAATTAATAGACAAAGGAGTTTCTGTAGAACAGGTTGCCAAAGTTACGAGAAATTTTACGGAAGCTGGAATTATGGTTCATGCTTATCTGATGTATGGTTATCCAACCCAAACAGTGCAGGAAACGGTAGATTCATTAGAAATGATTCGCCAGATGTTTGAGATGGGAATTCTTCAAAGCGGATTCTGGCATCAGTTTGCCATGACTGCCCATTCACCTGTCGGCATAAGTCCGGAAGATTTTGGAGTGACTCCAATCAAGCAGGAAATTCTGTTTGCCAACAACGATATAGATTTTAAAGATCAAACAGGAATCGATCATAACAAATTCAGTTTCGGATTGAAAAAGTCTCTTTTCAATTATATGCATGGAGTTAATTTTGAAATGCCACTTCAGGAATGGTTTGATTTTAAAATTCCAAGAACGACCATTCATCCCGATTATATTCATGACTGTCTTTTGGAAGATCATCAATTTACCTTTAAAGGAAACTCAAAAGTTGTTTTTTTAACCAAAAACGTAATCGCTGAGAATCGCGTAAAAAATAAAAAGAAATATTCTGGTACGTATACACATCTTACATTCCACTTAAAAACCAATATTGTGAAGGTTGAGCTGGAACAGGAGAAAGCAGAATGGCTGATGAACATGCTGGAAGAAAACTCTATAGAAAACCAGAAAAAACCTACAGTTCAACAACTTAAGACTCAGTTTGAAGAGAATTTTGAAGATTTTGAGTTATTTTGGTTTTCAAAACCAATGCAGCAATTGAAGGAAAATGGAGTTATTTTGAGTTTATAA
- a CDS encoding FoF1 ATP synthase subunit delta/epsilon, whose translation MNIKILTPEYVVFEGEVDSVLLPGKNGEFHIMKNHAGIVSSLIGGDVKLFANSIDEAFAKNFTKEAGKDSVFAYAIKSGVVEFNHNKGIILCE comes from the coding sequence ATGAATATAAAAATTTTAACACCAGAATACGTAGTTTTTGAAGGCGAAGTAGATTCAGTATTATTGCCTGGTAAAAATGGTGAATTTCACATCATGAAAAACCACGCAGGAATTGTTTCTTCTTTAATCGGAGGTGATGTAAAGCTTTTTGCTAATTCTATTGATGAAGCTTTTGCTAAAAACTTTACCAAAGAAGCTGGAAAAGACTCTGTTTTTGCTTATGCTATCAAAAGCGGTGTTGTAGAATTTAATCATAATAAAGGAATTATCCTTTGTGAATAA
- the atpD gene encoding F0F1 ATP synthase subunit beta → MANQIKGKISQIIGPVIDVVFSDVEAIPSIYDALEITKENGEKVILEVEQHIGEDTVRCIAMDATDGLKRGQDVIGYGNPITMPIGEAVNGRLFNVVGDAIDGLQNISKDGGLPIHREAPKFDQLSTSAEVLFTGIKVIDLVEPYAKGGKIGLFGGAGVGKTVLIQELINNIAKGHGGLSVFAGVGERTREGNDLLREMLESGIIKYGDDFMHSMENGGWDLSKVDLEAMKESKAAFVFGQMNEPPGARARVALSGLTLAEYYRDGGESGQGRDVLFFVDNIFRFTQAGSEVSALLGRMPSAVGYQPTLASEMGAMQERITSTKNGSITSVQAVYVPADDLTDPAPATTFAHLDATTVLDRKIASLGIYPAVDPLASTSRILAPEIIGQEHYDCAQRVKEILQRYKALQDIIAILGMEELSEEDKSVVYRARKVQRFLSQPFHVAEQFTGIPGSLVDIKDTIKGFTMIMDGELDHLPEAAFNLKGTIEEAIEAGQKMLAENA, encoded by the coding sequence ATGGCAAACCAAATTAAAGGTAAAATTTCTCAAATTATTGGTCCGGTAATCGACGTTGTCTTCAGTGATGTGGAAGCAATTCCATCCATCTATGACGCGTTAGAAATTACAAAAGAAAACGGTGAAAAAGTAATCTTAGAAGTAGAACAACATATTGGCGAAGATACAGTAAGATGTATCGCAATGGACGCTACAGATGGTCTTAAAAGAGGTCAGGATGTAATCGGATACGGAAATCCTATTACAATGCCAATTGGTGAGGCTGTAAACGGAAGACTTTTCAACGTAGTTGGGGATGCTATCGACGGACTTCAGAATATTTCTAAAGATGGAGGTCTTCCAATCCACAGAGAAGCTCCAAAATTTGATCAACTTTCAACTTCTGCAGAAGTTTTATTTACAGGTATTAAAGTAATCGACTTAGTGGAGCCTTACGCAAAAGGAGGTAAAATTGGTTTGTTCGGTGGTGCCGGTGTAGGTAAAACAGTATTGATCCAGGAGTTGATTAACAATATTGCAAAAGGACACGGAGGTCTTTCAGTATTCGCCGGAGTAGGTGAAAGAACGAGAGAAGGAAATGACCTTTTAAGAGAGATGTTGGAATCAGGAATTATCAAGTATGGTGATGATTTCATGCACTCTATGGAAAACGGTGGTTGGGATCTTTCAAAAGTAGACTTAGAAGCTATGAAAGAATCTAAAGCTGCATTCGTTTTCGGACAGATGAACGAGCCGCCAGGTGCAAGAGCTAGAGTAGCACTTTCTGGTCTTACATTAGCTGAGTACTACAGAGATGGTGGTGAAAGCGGACAAGGTAGAGACGTACTTTTCTTCGTAGACAACATCTTCCGTTTTACACAGGCTGGTTCTGAGGTATCGGCACTTCTTGGTCGTATGCCATCAGCGGTAGGTTACCAACCAACTCTTGCTTCTGAAATGGGTGCGATGCAGGAAAGAATTACTTCAACTAAAAATGGTTCAATTACTTCAGTACAAGCGGTATACGTACCTGCGGATGACTTAACTGACCCGGCTCCTGCAACAACGTTTGCTCACTTGGATGCAACTACGGTACTTGATAGAAAGATTGCTTCATTAGGTATTTACCCAGCGGTAGATCCTTTGGCATCTACTTCAAGAATTCTTGCTCCTGAAATTATCGGTCAAGAACACTACGACTGTGCTCAAAGAGTAAAAGAAATTCTTCAAAGATACAAAGCGCTTCAGGATATTATTGCAATCCTTGGTATGGAAGAACTTTCTGAAGAAGATAAATCAGTGGTTTACCGTGCTAGAAAAGTTCAGAGATTCTTATCTCAACCTTTCCACGTAGCAGAACAGTTTACAGGTATCCCAGGATCATTGGTAGATATCAAAGATACTATCAAAGGATTTACTATGATTATGGATGGTGAATTAGATCACTTACCAGAAGCTGCTTTCAACTTGAAAGGAACCATCGAAGAAGCGATCGAAGCTGGACAAAAAATGTTAGCTGAAAACGCATAA
- a CDS encoding bifunctional riboflavin kinase/FAD synthetase: MKVFKNFKDYSSQKPLALSLGMFDGVHLGHKSIIDELIKIGTENNLETAILTFWPHPRFIFNPNEDLKLLNTLEEKKQLVEKYSIDNLFLKEFDEEFRNLTGEEFVRQILIDKLNVKYLIIGYDHSFGKNKSGNFDLLVKLSKELDFEVEQMEAINIHENNISSTKVRNALLAGNIKEANEMLGYSYSVSGTVVHGKKIGRTIGYPTANIDTESLKLLPKKGAYIVEVDVKGNQYKGMLSIGTNPTVNGEKLTVEVYILDFNDDIYDEKITVKFRDFLHDEIKFEGLEKLIERLDEDKKLTQEFNF, encoded by the coding sequence TTGAAAGTTTTCAAGAATTTTAAAGATTATTCCTCTCAAAAGCCTCTGGCACTGTCTTTGGGGATGTTTGACGGAGTACATCTGGGTCATAAAAGCATCATTGATGAACTCATAAAAATAGGTACAGAAAATAATCTGGAAACCGCCATCCTTACTTTCTGGCCCCACCCGAGGTTTATTTTCAACCCAAATGAAGATTTAAAGCTTCTGAATACCTTGGAAGAAAAGAAACAGCTGGTTGAGAAATATAGCATTGATAACTTATTCCTGAAAGAATTTGATGAAGAGTTCAGAAACCTAACCGGTGAAGAGTTTGTACGTCAGATTCTGATTGATAAACTGAATGTAAAATACCTTATTATAGGCTACGACCACTCATTTGGTAAAAATAAAAGCGGGAATTTTGATCTTCTTGTGAAGCTATCCAAAGAACTTGATTTTGAGGTGGAACAGATGGAAGCTATTAATATCCACGAAAATAATATCAGCTCAACAAAAGTTCGTAACGCTCTTTTAGCTGGCAATATAAAAGAAGCGAATGAAATGCTGGGATACTCCTACTCTGTTTCAGGAACGGTAGTCCATGGAAAGAAAATCGGAAGAACAATTGGTTATCCAACAGCTAATATCGATACAGAATCTTTAAAACTTCTTCCTAAGAAAGGTGCTTATATTGTTGAAGTTGATGTAAAAGGCAATCAATACAAAGGCATGTTAAGCATTGGGACCAACCCAACTGTAAACGGTGAAAAGCTAACCGTTGAAGTCTATATTCTTGATTTCAATGATGATATCTACGATGAAAAAATAACGGTAAAGTTTAGGGATTTTCTTCATGACGAAATTAAGTTCGAAGGTCTTGAAAAGCTGATCGAAAGGTTGGATGAAGATAAAAAATTAACCCAAGAATTTAATTTTTAA
- a CDS encoding MmcQ/YjbR family DNA-binding protein yields MDANEILDYCLAKKGVTESFPFDNETLVLKVDTKMFLLMGLERQPLSINVKTDPEWSTELREQYPQIEGAYHMNKTHWNSVMVDGLKKDLIFKLIDQSYDLVFKSLTKKAQNAVNDSL; encoded by the coding sequence ATGGATGCCAACGAAATATTAGACTATTGTCTTGCCAAGAAAGGAGTTACAGAAAGTTTTCCGTTTGATAACGAAACGCTTGTTTTAAAAGTAGATACCAAAATGTTCCTGTTGATGGGACTTGAAAGACAGCCTTTATCGATCAATGTAAAAACAGATCCGGAATGGAGTACAGAGCTTCGCGAGCAGTATCCTCAGATTGAAGGAGCTTATCACATGAATAAAACGCACTGGAATTCCGTGATGGTAGACGGTTTGAAAAAAGATCTGATCTTTAAACTTATCGATCAATCCTACGATTTGGTTTTTAAATCGTTGACCAAAAAAGCCCAGAATGCAGTAAATGATTCCCTATAA
- a CDS encoding toxin-antitoxin system YwqK family antitoxin, whose protein sequence is MGLKQPHKIRVSFDDIGHGETAAEEFFYNNEHFNGYLVFDYHPNGTIMYEEEIRNGVVMGWVNEYYENGNMKREEICMYSIQNTIMFRTFDEDGKETDIGLLVSPETYEHYLSEHHFLD, encoded by the coding sequence ATGGGATTAAAACAACCACATAAAATCCGGGTCTCTTTCGATGATATCGGACATGGAGAAACGGCAGCGGAAGAATTTTTTTATAATAATGAACATTTTAACGGCTATCTTGTGTTTGATTATCATCCCAACGGAACGATTATGTATGAAGAAGAGATCAGAAATGGTGTTGTCATGGGATGGGTGAACGAATACTATGAGAATGGAAACATGAAAAGAGAAGAGATATGCATGTATAGCATACAGAACACGATTATGTTCAGAACATTCGACGAAGATGGAAAAGAAACCGATATTGGTTTGTTGGTCTCACCGGAAACTTATGAACACTATCTTTCAGAACATCATTTTTTAGATTGA